Within Haematobia irritans isolate KBUSLIRL chromosome 2, ASM5000362v1, whole genome shotgun sequence, the genomic segment CcaattcgattttttgtttaaaaaaatattcgaatattatttttcgttttttttttgttttgtttatttcaggCCTTGGTGTTAAATACTTTGTttcttattttagaaaaattcataGGTTTCTTTTCTCCCTGTAAGCGTttcgaaattattttctttgcaatattttcttttaattaaaaaaaatattgtttaatttAGAATTCAAATATTATCAGTCGTATAGCTTAAAATTATGCTATAAATTAAGCTTTTCGAAATACAAGCCTAAAAGTATACACCAAAAATGTATACTTTAGATTTATGTGTTAGGATTATAATCCTAAAAGTATActtcgatttttttatatgcAATGAAAGTAATCCTGTATTTCGGGTAATAATTCCATAAAACATTCTTCGAATATTAAGTTGGAAAATAATGAATTTGTTGGATAATTTATCttacacataaaaaatttttttgattcaattacgaaattaattgatccaaataattttttaattgaaatgacgatagaatcaatcacagttttaattggttaTACAAAaagtatttgattaaaaaattaatcgatttgatttgaaaatttcagttgatttttttttgattaaattaaaaattaattgatgttaattgcaaaactcaattaatttcttgaattaaaaatgtgactatttcaatttatttcttatctgactttgtgtttttagtttgattaaaaaaattgattgtttgaaataattttttttaattaaaaaaattccataacattttacacacaaaaaaaaatattttttcgcatcaatcacgaaattatttgacccaattaattttttcattgaaatgtcttcaatcaccgaaatgttagtatcaattaaaaaattaattgaattgatactattaatttttgtgattgatttttgtttcaattaaaaaatttgttgaatcaattaaaattttaattgaatattttttaaaacccaattaagactttaattggaaaatttttcgtgattctttttctgtgtaagtgacttagtcacgaaattaattgaaccaaataattttttttaaattgaaatatcttcaatcacacaaatgatagtatcaataaaaaaattaattgaaagtcaattaaaaaattaattgatccaattaaaaaatttattgacactattaatttttgtgattgatttttttttcaattaaaaaattttttgaatcaattaaaattttaattgaatattttcttaaaacccaattaagactttaattggaaaaatgtttttttctgtgtatagattttgaaaacttttggtATTTGAAATactctaaaattatattttaaaaatgtatattttttcatCCTAAGTGTATGCTCTTCGCTTGGTAACCATAAGCAATCAATCATTCTTGATTCCTCATAGGAAATAGGAAAAAATTCTGCTTtcctaatatttaaaattctttggaaagaattttatatcaaaaatcttTAGTATTTCAAAACATCCTAAAAGCATGCtttaaaaattggtattttttttctcaTCCTAAGCATATGCCCCCACTTTTTCCATAAGCATtatcctcatcatcatcatcatcattactaAATTGAAATATTGCCTATCAAAacaaactcaaataaaatttttcgaaaggtaaatcattttgaattgaattttacaaacttttactAACTGACTTCTCGTTCCAGAAAAATAAGAGGTaggtttaaaaatttcaatttttgtttttctctcaaCAAAATAATAATCCACCACAAAAAAACGATTGACaagaattatttctatagttcaCAACATatcattcttaatttttttttttcaaaataaattatttttccttTGTAAAAAATGAAATGGTAGGGCAAAACTTACTTATACTCCTTGGGTAAATACTCTTTTTCTTGGtccaaaaaaaaacctttcaGTTGGCTTATGGTTTTCTTTTTGATTTACTGGAACATTTCGTTAGGATATATAAAACCGTGAAGAATGACCTTCATTTGTACTTGTCAGAAATCTACTATTAACAAAAACGAATACCTTTCAtttggtgtttgtttttttaagagTCTTTCACTCgaaactctttttttttatgATGAAACCTTGAAAATTGCTTAGATATTTTGATAGCCACCGACCGGCATACAAAGGATTCGCGGGAGGGGGGATCCGTTGTGGTCCCATTCTGGAAGTTCATTCATCTTAGGTATGAGAATTATAGCTTTTATGATGTTTCAATACAGCTGGATCCATAACATAATTATTTGCCTCGGCCAATTGCATGGGCAATGGTGGTAATTTATCATTGGGATGCCGATGTGATATTGAAGTTTTTCGTGTCTTGGCCAAGGTATTCGATGAATTCAATACCGTCGATTTACCAGCCATAGGTGAATTGTTGGAATTGTTGGCCGTGTTATTATTTGTGGAAGTGGTGCTAACATTTCCATTGTTTGAAGATCCACCAATTCCATTGCCATTGATCTCCTGTTGGCTATTGCCGATAGGCGGTGTTGATCCATTGGATGAGCTACTACTAGCTGATTGATTTGCTGACATCGTGGACGATGACGATGGCGATGATGTTGCACAAGCGGATGAGGCTTTACCATTTTTGTTGGGTGTGGTTAAAACTTTAGTCTGTTTGATGAGAGAACGGTCATTGCATAGAGCCGATATTAAAGGTAAATCCAAATGTTTACTTTTTTCCCTCAGCAATGCCAAATCAAATTCGCTGGGTGGTGTCCGATTACCATTGGCTGCAGAGGAACGATTTGCCTGCTGTTTGGCAGCCTGTACTGAGGCTTGCAGCTGGGCTATAATATTGGTGTCTTGGCTACGACCCAATAGGAAATCATGTTTGGGTCTTTCACCAGCCCATTGAGCTCCACTTGAGGTCTTGGTCATATGGCTAATACCTCGCGGAACACTCAGGGTGACAGGTTTGCGTGGTGGCAATTGACTATTGCGAAAAAATGATGCTGTTGATACCGTAGTGGTGGACACAGAGGTGGTAGCATTGAAATCATGGGACACACTCGTGGAAGCGGCGCCACTATTCAAACTAGGCATTGGTTTTGAGGGTACTGTAAAAAAagaggtataaaaaattaataaaaaaaatttaatcgtattcaaaaaaaaaaggaacttACTTGGCGGCGGTTTTTCCGTTGGTGCCGGCATTGGTGGTTTCTTTAAACGCCTATCCACATAaggcggtggtggtggtggcggcaAACGTTTCACTTTCGGCAAAGAATCAAGCGTATTCAGAATATTATCGTCTGAACGTGATCTTGCGAAGAGTGGTGTGGCTGTGGAAGCCGCAGAATTTGCCGCCgccgctgctgctgctgccgccGCAGCCGCCATGGCCGCTGCAGGATGTAATGGTGGCGGTGGTGGTGGCTCATAGGATGAACAAATACTGGCCATCGATGGACTATACATTGGCGAGTAGGCACTTGGCAATTGGACATAGGTATCGGATAGATTTTGGGTTGATGCATAACGTGAATGTGTCGTCAGAGCCAACGGTAAGTAGGGTGTACTACGATATATGGCATGTCCCTTACATGTCTCATAGGCTTGCGAGGCAGCGGCTGCATGATGATAGGCCGCTAAATagggatggtgatgatgatgatgatgatgggcaTGCGGCGGTGGCGGTGGTGGTGTTTGGGCCATGGCCGCCAACATTGATCCCTGTTTGGCATCGAGATATTCTTGCTGACTTACAGCTGGATCCTGCAAAGGATAGATGACATAGTCGACATCGCTATATAGCTGTTGTTGATACAATTCCAATTGTTTGTGGGCCAATGGTGTGGTATAGAGGCTTGCCAACTGCGTGGGTGGTGGAGGTGGTGGTTGCCTCGGAAGGCTTGGTGGTGGCGGCGGTAGATATTGTCTGGGTTTTATCACCGGCAAGAGAACACATGTTCTTGGAGCCGGCTGTTTTAACTCAGCCGGGTAGGGTGGTGGCGGCGGAGCTTGTTGGTGATGCAGCGATGACATACTTTTGTGGCCGCCATGTATATTATAGGGATGATGCAATGGTATAGCCATAGAACTTGGCATCACGCCTGCTGCCTGTTGATGAGCCATCGAAGTGACTGACATGGACGACGAGTGTGTGGGTGTAGTGGGCGTGGAGACGCCGGCAGCATGCAGGTGCTGCATATTCAATGAGGCCTGTGATCCACTGACATAATTCGAATTAGGAACCGAGAGTTGTGACAAATGGCTGGGCAAGTGATGACTGCATAACGAGCCCGTTGACGATGCAGCCGATGAACAATTGGTTGGCGCCGCAAAGCTAGGCTTGGCATTCTCATTCACCAGCGATGTGTGTGCCTTAAGAATATTAATTTGGGGTCGTGTGGTTATAAAACGAGCAGTAATTTCTTCGGATTTGAGGGAAGTCATTGAACCTCCTGTGTTGACCAATCCATTTGAGCTGGTCTGATTTTGAGAAGACCCATTGGAGGATGCCACCGATACCAATGAAGTGGGGCGCGGTTTCGAGGGCAACGGATATGGTGGAGGATTTCTACGTTTTATAACTGTGGGTGCCGCCGCCGGGGGTGCTGGCGGTAGAGTAGTTGTAGGTGCGTTAGACGCAGGCGCAGGCGTAGGAGGTTTAGGCATTTGCATTATTTTAGGCAGAGACTTTGTTTCTGGTGTAGCTAATGGCACTTGGGGATTGGGGGGAGATGATTTCACTATCGCCGAGGTTGGCACCGATGGTTGGCCATTTGTTGGCAACGTTGATCTTTGACTGATAGGTGGTCCACATAGGCCAGTGGTCTTATGCCTTGCATTATAGGGAGGCGGAGAACGCATTTGTATGTCACTCAAATTCGGTATGTTGCTATCTACTCGTTTGGGCGGTGCCGGAGGATCTGTAGGCAGTAGATCACTAATTAAATCTTCCACATGATCCTCTGTGGGAGCAGTGTCCTGATGGCCCTGTATATAGGATTCTCCGGACATTGACAGAGGCAAGGTGACATAGTCACAATCCGAGTCAAGGGTATTGGAAACGGTTTTGCGATTCGGATAGGATCCTCGGCCCACAATCAAATCTGTGAGTTCCTCCGCCGTCAGCAGATTGTGTTTATTATCTGTGGGATCACTGCCATCTCCCCTAAAGGAATCACTCGTACTGACATTCGAATCGGAGCGTAGACGAAAATCGGAATTCTTTAAACGTTTACCACGATAATTTCCCCCATCCACTGAATCCTGCAGTTTATGATCCTCAGATCTGATGGGGTTATTCGTCGGCTGAAATATACCGTAGTGTGAACTCTTCTCGGATTCGGCCATTTCCGATGATTGCCCAGTCATTTCACTGCTATGCATTGTGTACACCCCAGATGTTTCGGTGGGAGCAACAGCATGGGCTAGGGTGTAAACCCCAGAAACGCTTTCGTTTTCATCGCGATTCGATGGTATGAAATCATGATCGATACATGTGGACTCGGCCTCACTCAAAGTGGAATTTTGGGCTGTATGACTGAAACCCAATTCCAAACTTGACGACGTGGAGTTTTTCCTCTGATGGTGGCTGGAATCGCTAGCATTTAGGCCAGATCGTACGGCTAATGTTGCTAAGGAAGTGCTATTGTCGGCTGTGGATGAGGCCACCACCACAGTGCTACAGGTAGAGGAGCACTGAGACCCTATGTTGTGCTGAGACGATGGTGAGTCTGTGGAAGAATCGGTATTGTTACGTGGTCCTCCACTGCCTGCGGCCATGGGAACCGATGATCCACTACTGGTGGATGTTGAATTACCAGTCGATGatgtattacttaactccgtgggCGATTCCCGTTGCTTCTGAGATTGCCTCACAGTCAAAGCAGCCAATTGCTCTTCCAAATCTTTCAACGACACCTGGCCCACCGACGACGTCTGTCTACTTACACTGGGTCTATCCAACAAATGGGCCAATGCTAAACTCTCTGTGGAAGGAGCAGCAATTGGTGCTGGTGGTGTATTGATCATTATTTCCAACTCATCTTCGGAGTGCACACGATCACTGACAATACCCGAGGTGGTATTGGAACTGGTGCTCGATATTACCGATATGCGTTGAtcatttttattcttataggtGGGCAAATGCAAGGAGCGTGAATAGACATAGCAAGCATGCAGACAATTGCTTTCCTCTTCTTCGCGTTTGATTACCTCCTTAAGTCTGGCCGCTATTTTCATGCTGAACTGATGTGTTTCCTTGCACAGGGTCAAAAGCATTTTGTTCTTCTCGTCCGAGGTGGCATAGAGAGTGATTTTGCTCTCGCCCGATCTTATTTCGAATTTCTTACGTTCAAAGGAGAGCTTTGTGATATTGGGCCAAAGAAAGGTGATCTGTTGCTGTTGGCCATCGGGTCCAGTGCCCACGCCAAATATCTTAATACCTTTGGCATAGACAACGAACCAGGAATTACCGGGACCAAGTTCGTTCTTACTCATGCGCATGCGAAACGTATGGGCATTGATGCACTCATTCACTAGACAGGCCTGCTGTATGTAATGCAGTTCAGCATCAGCTTGGGAAAGACCACGATTCTCACGATGACAAGCCCTTAGGGCACTGGCGGCCCATACCGTTCTTAAATGTTCGGGCAAATAGTCTTCCAAACGAAAATAATCTATACATGAATTCGAACTGCTGGCATTTGTGGATACGGATGATGCATTGGTCGATGCATTACTGGGTCCACGACTTATGGAAGATGTGGAAGAAGATGGAGACAAGGGAGTTTTGCCCGCAACACTGGAAGATCCTGCCCAAACTCTTTTCAAACCATCCATACCGGTGATATTCTCTCGCGTCGAAGCCATGTACGTGGATAAACGCAGAACTCTTTCATTCACCATATTAGCACGTTTACTAATCTTTGGCAAAGTTGTAGTTGTTGTTTGGGTTGTGGTGCTGATGCTAGTGGAAGCCTTATTAAATTTACTGCTATCTCCTCCCGTTCTTGGCACTATATTTGTGGAGGAACTACTATCGGTTTTGCACTCGCCTTGAACCCCACTATCGCTGGACGATTTGGCATCGAGAGCACTGCCACTGCCACCGCCACTATTATTGCTTGGTGCATCACCCATATCCGCCTGTAATGCCAAGCCAGCCAGCAATACCATAGATTGTTCGGCATATTCACGGGGGATGTCACGTTGCAGGGcattatattttaattggagATAGTAATTGTGTCGCGTGGTTTCATCTTTCAACATAAACGGGCTTTCGATATAGAATTGCACCCGGAAATGTAGCTCTAGCAAAGGTCGACCATTGGCATCTAGACCCTGTTATTTGACCGAGAGGGAGAGAAAGAgagaatttttaagtaaaatatttgaaaatcgtAGTGAGTTTAACTTACATGTGTGTGCGAGGAACGCCAACTTTTCGGCCCATATTTGGAAAGTTTGCTCTCGGGATCGGCAAACATATATTCGCCatctgcaaataaaaaaaaagaaaaacagaaaatttattaagtttTCGATGTTGCATGATTAATGGCTGGAAGTAATCCTgtgggtttgtttttgttttatgattttaaatagaaataaatatcgaaaatatttttttgagtccATTATTTTTTCGAATTGACTTGAATCAGGAAAGTGTgggcataaaaaattgaaataacattttgataaaacattctataaagataacatgaaattttctttagaaatacatttatgacataatttttctttataaataaaatttttacaagattttcttcagaaataaaattttgacaaaatttttctttagaaataaaattttggcaaaatttcctatagaaatgaaattttgacaaaatttcccattgaaataaaattttgccaaaatttcccatagaaataaaattttgataaaattttctatagaaataaaattttgataaaatcttctatagaaataaaattttgagaaaattttctatagaaataaaattttgaaaaaaaaattctatagaaatacatatttgacaaaattttctataaaaaaaaataacattttgatataaaattttgagaaaattttctatagaaataaaattttgataaaactttctatagaaaaaaataacattttgacaaacttttctataggaatataattctgataaaatttctatataaaacaaaattggcaaaattttctatagaaatgcaattttgacaaaattttccatagaaataaaattttgacaaaataatttttttatttggtagttctttggtaaaatcttctccaaattttggaagattatttttggctcgagtggcaaccgtgcttgaacccccaaataaatgccgtggaataaagagggggaatgtttatttttattttgaagattttctgtacttctttaagcatgtagaagaaaaaacaaaaaaaactatagaaataaaaatttgtttaaattttctttagaaataaaaatttgtttaacttttttatagcaataaaattttgacacaatttcctatagaaatcaaattttgacaaaatttcctatagaaatgaaattttgacaaaatttcccatagaaataaaattttgacaaaatttctcatagaataaaattttgataaagttttctatagaaataaaattttgataaaattttctatagaaataaaattttgagaaaattttctatagaaataaatttttgaaaaaaaaatctatagaaatacatatttgacaaatttttctataaaaaaataaataaaattttgacaaaattttctatagaaataaaattttgaaaaaaaattgtataaaaaaaataatattttgacaaacttttctataagaatataattctgataaaatttctaaattggcaaaattttctatagaaatgcaattttgacaaaattttccatagaaataaaattttgacaaaatagttttttttgttttgttggtaaaatcttctccaaattttggtagattatttttggctcgagtggcaaccgtgcttgaacccccaaataaatgccgtggaataaagagggggaatgtttatttttattttgaagattttctgtacttctttaagcatgtagaagaaaaaacaaaaaaaactatagaaataaaaatttgtttaacttttttatagaaataaaattttgacaatattttctatagaaacaaaattttgacaaaattttctgtagaaacaaaattttgacaaaattttctgtagaaataatattttggcaaattttctatagaaataaaatttggacaaaattttctatagaaataaaattttgataacattttatttaaaaaaat encodes:
- the ex gene encoding FERM domain containing expanded; its protein translation is MRAFCTVSAPLEVCASSAEQLSPGSRFLALRLLGNQQPKTLYFLVDAKSRVREVYTQTCLHFATQGMLDTELFGLAVLIDGEYMFADPESKLSKYGPKSWRSSHTHGLDANGRPLLELHFRVQFYIESPFMLKDETTRHNYYLQLKYNALQRDIPREYAEQSMVLLAGLALQADMGDAPSNNSGGGSGSALDAKSSSDSGVQGECKTDSSSSTNIVPRTGGDSSKFNKASTSISTTTQTTTTTLPKISKRANMVNERVLRLSTYMASTRENITGMDGLKRVWAGSSSVAGKTPLSPSSSTSSISRGPSNASTNASSVSTNASSSNSCIDYFRLEDYLPEHLRTVWAASALRACHRENRGLSQADAELHYIQQACLVNECINAHTFRMRMSKNELGPGNSWFVVYAKGIKIFGVGTGPDGQQQQITFLWPNITKLSFERKKFEIRSGESKITLYATSDEKNKMLLTLCKETHQFSMKIAARLKEVIKREEEESNCLHACYVYSRSLHLPTYKNKNDQRISVISSTSSNTTSGIVSDRVHSEDELEIMINTPPAPIAAPSTESLALAHLLDRPSVSRQTSSVGQVSLKDLEEQLAALTVRQSQKQRESPTELSNTSSTGNSTSTSSGSSVPMAAGSGGPRNNTDSSTDSPSSQHNIGSQCSSTCSTVVVASSTADNSTSLATLAVRSGLNASDSSHHQRKNSTSSSLELGFSHTAQNSTLSEAESTCIDHDFIPSNRDENESVSGVYTLAHAVAPTETSGVYTMHSSEMTGQSSEMAESEKSSHYGIFQPTNNPIRSEDHKLQDSVDGGNYRGKRLKNSDFRLRSDSNVSTSDSFRGDGSDPTDNKHNLLTAEELTDLIVGRGSYPNRKTVSNTLDSDCDYVTLPLSMSGESYIQGHQDTAPTEDHVEDLISDLLPTDPPAPPKRVDSNIPNLSDIQMRSPPPYNARHKTTGLCGPPISQRSTLPTNGQPSVPTSAIVKSSPPNPQVPLATPETKSLPKIMQMPKPPTPAPASNAPTTTLPPAPPAAAPTVIKRRNPPPYPLPSKPRPTSLVSVASSNGSSQNQTSSNGLVNTGGSMTSLKSEEITARFITTRPQINILKAHTSLVNENAKPSFAAPTNCSSAASSTGSLCSHHLPSHLSQLSVPNSNYVSGSQASLNMQHLHAAGVSTPTTPTHSSSMSVTSMAHQQAAGVMPSSMAIPLHHPYNIHGGHKSMSSLHHQQAPPPPPYPAELKQPAPRTCVLLPVIKPRQYLPPPPPSLPRQPPPPPPTQLASLYTTPLAHKQLELYQQQLYSDVDYVIYPLQDPAVSQQEYLDAKQGSMLAAMAQTPPPPPPHAHHHHHHHHPYLAAYHHAAAASQAYETCKGHAIYRSTPYLPLALTTHSRYASTQNLSDTYVQLPSAYSPMYSPSMASICSSYEPPPPPPLHPAAAMAAAAAAAAAAAANSAASTATPLFARSRSDDNILNTLDSLPKVKRLPPPPPPPYVDRRLKKPPMPAPTEKPPPIPSKPMPSLNSGAASTSVSHDFNATTSVSTTTVSTASFFRNSQLPPRKPVTLSVPRGISHMTKTSSGAQWAGERPKHDFLLGRSQDTNIIAQLQASVQAAKQQANRSSAANGNRTPPSEFDLALLREKSKHLDLPLISALCNDRSLIKQTKVLTTPNKNGKASSACATSSPSSSSTMSANQSASSSSSNGSTPPIGNSQQEINGNGIGGSSNNGNVSTTSTNNNTANNSNNSPMAGKSTVLNSSNTLAKTRKTSISHRHPNDKLPPLPMQLAEANNYVMDPAVLKHHKSYNSHT